CCTGGATTCGTTGCAGCGCTACGGGGCGGCCCCCAACCGCACGCGGCCCCTCATCATGTGCGAATACGCCCACGCAATGGGCAACAGCACCGGCAACTTCCAGGAATACTGGGACATTATTCGCAGCAGCCCGCACCTGCAAGGTGGCTTCGTGTGGGACTGGGTGGACCAGGGCCTGCGCCAAACCGATGCCGCCGGCCGCGTCTGGTGGGCCTACGGCGGCGACTTGGGCGGCTACAATCGCCAGAACGACGAAAACTTTTGCGCCAACGGCCTGGTGGCCGCCGACCGCACCCCGCACCCCGGCCTGTGGGAAGTGAAGAAGGTGTACCAGGATATCCGTTTCAGCGCCGCCCAGCCCGCCACGGGCCGCCTCACGGTGCTCAACGGATTTTCGTTCAGTAGCTTAGATAACTACGCTTTCCGCTGGGAGCTGCTGAAAAACGGGGTGCTGGCCAAGGCGGGCACCTTCGTGGCCCGGCCGGCCGCCGGGCAGCAGCAGGAAGTACGGCTGCCGCTGGGGCCGCTGCCCGCCGCGCCCGGCACCGAGTACGTGCTCCAGGTATTTGCCAATACCAAAGCGGCCACCGCGGCGGTGCCGGCCGGCCACGAGGTGGCCCGCGAGCAGTTTGTGCTCACGCCCGAGGCCACCTACTTCGCGCCGCCTACCCCCGTCGCGGCCGCTGGCGAGCTGCGCGTGACGCGGGCCGGCGACCGGCTCAGCTTCGCGGCCGGCGACGTGCGCGGCGAGTTTGACACCAAGGCCGGCCGCTTCATTCGCTACGAGCGGAGGGGGCAGCGCGTCATCGACCAATTCCCGGAGCCTTATTTCTGGCGCGCGCCTACTGATAACGACTTTGGCAACAACATGCCCGAGCGCCTCGGCGTGTGGCGCACGGCCCACGCTCACCGCCTAGTGCAGCGCGTGGTGGTAGGCGAGCAAACCGCTGCCGGCCTGCCCATTACGGTAGATTACCTGCTGGCCGACCTGGGCGTGCCCTACACTGTGGCCTACCTCATTGCCCCCGACGGTGCAGTGCGCGTAACGGCCGCCATCGACATGACCGGCAAAAACCTGCCCGAGCTGCCCCGCTTCGGGATGCGCCTGGAGCTGCCCGCCCGCTTTGGCCAGCTGGCTTACTACGGCCGCGGCCCTTGGGAAAACTACGCCGACCGCCACTCGGCGGCCTTCCTGGGCGTGTACCACGACTCGGTTAGTGCCCAGCTGACCACCAACTACATCCGGCCCCAGGAGAGCGGCTACCGCACCGGCGTGCGCTGGCTAACGCTCACCGATGCCGCCGGCCAGGGCCTGCGCATCGAAGGTGCGCAGGCCCTGGGTTTCAGCGCCCTACCCACCCGCACCGAGTTTCTGGACCCCGGCCTCACCAAAAAGCAGCAGCATACCGACGATGTGCGCAGCTTCGATTTCGTGTGCCTGCAACTGGACCTGAAACAGCGCGGCGTAGGCGGCGACAACAGCTGGGGCGCGCTGCCCCACGCGCCCTACCGCCTGCTCGACAAGATGTATTCTTATACCTACACCATGCGCCTGCTGGGCGGCCCGCCCGGCAGCGCCCCGGTAGGCGCGCTCGGTAGGCGCGCTCGGCGCGGCCCCAAACCCGGCCTCCAACTAAAGCTAAGCCAGCGTTGATGGTCAGCTTGGGTCAGGCCCGGATAATGACCGAAATCCGATGCCAGCGCGAGATAGAGTATTTTATGGAATGCAGCGCTTATTATGACTTGCGCCGTTTAGGCTGGCTGAAGCAGGAAGTGAATAATGGCAGCGGGCGGCTGATTACTCCAATTTTCAACTGTACACCTAGTGCATAGCAACCTACGATTAACCCTGCTGATAGCCCTACTGAGCTTGCTGAAGCTACCAGCCCAGGCGCAGCAAACCGTCACGCAATACCTGTCGGGCACCGATAAGGACCACACCGTGCAGTGGGATTTTTACTGCACCAAGGGCCAGAACAGCGGCAAGTGGAGCAAAATCGCGGTGCCCTCGAACTGGGAAACCCAAGGCTTCGGCACTTATAATTATTACCGCGATGAGGTGAACCCTGATGAGCAGGGGCTTTATAAGCACGCGTTTCGGGTGCCGGCGGCCGGGCGGGGCAAGCATGTGTTTATCGTGTTTGAGGCCAGCATGACCGATACCGAGGTGAAAATAAACGGGCAGCTGGCGGGGCCGGTGCATCAGGGTGGCTTCTACCGCTTCAAATACGACATTACCGATAAGCTGAAGCCCGCCGGGCAGGACAACCTGCTGGAAGTGACCGTGAGCAAGCGCTCAGCCAACGCCTCCATCAACCAGGCCGAGCGCAAGGCCGATTTTTGGCAGTTTGGCGGCATTTTCCGGCCGGTGTACCTCGAAGTTGTGCCCGCCGCCTACCTCGACCGCCTGGCCCTGGATGCCCGCGCCGATGGCGCGCTGCGCGTCGATGCGTTTCCCGTGAATGCCAAAGCCGGCTACACCCTCACGGGCCAGGTGCAGGAGCTGGACGGCCGGCTGGTGGGCAAGCCCTTCGCGGTGAAAGCGGGGGTAGGGCTGGAAAAAACCACCTTGCGAACCCAAATAAGCGGTATTCGGGCCTGGAACCCGGAAGCCCCCAAGCGCTACGAGCTGGTGCTGACGCTGGCCAATGCCCAAGGCCCCGTGCACCGCATGCGGCAGCGCTTCGGCTTCCGCACGATGGAGCTGCGGCCCCAGGACGGCATCTACGTGAATGGCAGCCGGGTGATTCTCAAGGGCGTGTGCCGGCACAGCGAATGGCCCGAATCGGGCCGTACGCTGAGCAAGGAAATCAGCCTGCTCGACGTGGGTTTGATGAAGGAGATGAACATGAACGCCGTGCGGATGTCGCACTACCCGCCCGACACGCACTTTCTGAACGTGTGCGACTCGCTGGGCCTGTTTGTGCTGGATGAGCTGACTGGCTGGCAGGCCAAGTACGATACGCTGGTGGGCCGTAAGCTGGTGCGCGAGCTGGTGGAGCGCGACGTGAACCACCCGAGCATCATCTTCTGGGACAACGGCAACGAAGGCGGCTTCAACCGCGCCCTCGATGGTGACTACGCACTGTATGACCCGCAGAGCCGGCCCGTGCTGCACCCCTGGGAGCGCTTCAACGGCACCGATACCAAGCACTACCCCGACTTCAACTACGTGGTGAACTCGGTGCTGTATGGCAAGGAAGTATTCTTCCCCACCGAGTTTATGCACGGCCTGTACGACGGTGGGCACGGGGCCGGGCTGGAAGATTTCTGGAACATGATGCGCCAACACCCGTACTTCGGCGGCGGCTTTCTGTGGTCGTTTCACGATGAAGCCGTGGTGCGCACCGACCAGAACGGCCGCCTCGATGCGGCCGGCGACTCGGCTCCCGACGGCATCCTGGGGCCGCACCGCGAGAAGGAGGGCAGCTTCTTCACCATCAAGGAGTTATGGTCGCCGGTGGTGATTACCAAAAAATTCCTGGCCCCCGGCTTCGATGGCCACCTGGCGGTGGAGAACCGCTATCTCTACACCAACCTCAGCCAGTGCCGCTTCAGCTGGAAGCTGGTGTCGTTTCCGGGCCCCGGCGACCCGGCCACCGCGCCCAAAACCGACGCGGCCGGCACCGCCCCGGCCCCGGCGCTGGCCCCCGGTGCCGCGGGCCAGCTGGTGCTGCCGCTGCCCGCAGGCTGGCACCGAAGCGACGCGCTCTACGTGACGGCCACTGGCCCCGACCAGCGCGAAATCTTCACCTGGACCATGCCCATCGCCTACCCGACGCGCACCCGTCGGCCGGCCCCCGCGCCGGGCAGCCCTACCCCCCCCCAGGCCACCGAAGCGGCCGGCAGCCTGCAAATAAGCGCCGACGGTATCCGCTACGCCTTCGACCCGGCCACCGGCTACCTGCTAAAAGTAACTACTGCCAAAGGCGACGTGTCGCTGGGTGGCGGCCCGCGGTTGGCCGGCGTGCCGCAAACCCTGAAAAGCTTTCGCCACGCGGCGGCCGGCACCACGCAAATCGTGGAGGCCGACTACGAAGGCCAGGGCTTTCTCCACGTGAAGTGGACGTTTGCCGCCGGCCAGCCGGCCCACCTCGACTACCAGTATTCGCAGAAGGGCGAGGCCGACTTCCTGGGCCTCACCTTCACCTACCCCGAAGACCAGGTGACGGGCATGAAGTGGCTGGGTAGGGGACCCTACCGGGTGTGGAAAAACCGCCTCCAGGGCCAGCAGTTTGGCGTGTGGCACAAGGCGTACAACGACGCGCGTACCGGCGAAACCTGGCAGTACCCCGAGTTTAAGGGCTACTACGCCGACCTATACTGGGTAGTGGTGGAGAACAAGGAATCGCCCTTCACGGTGTATACCGACGACCAGAACGTGTTTTTGCAGATGCTCAAGCCGGCCCGGCCCGTGGGCGCGCGCACCGAGAACATGACCTCCGTCTTCCCCACCGACGGCAACCTGAGCTTTTTGAACGCTATCGCGCCCATCGGCACCAAGTTTCAGCCGCCGGCCCTGCTGGGGCCGCGCAGCCAGAAGGATATGATGCTTAACTACACGCCGGTTAGCGGTAGCTTGTGGTTTGACTTTCGGTAATTGGCGGCCGGCCCCTACCCCCCTGGCCGCGCCGAAGGGGGTGGGAAGTAGGGCCCGCCGCTCTTCAATATTTGGCTCTATGAAAGTACTTTCCTGCCTGCTTGCCACGCTCCTGGCCCTGGTGCCGGGCCTGCTGCGCGCTCAGGCACCCGCTACCGCCCAAACCGCTTACCCCTTCCGAAACCCCCAGCTACCCGCCGAACAGCGCATCGACAACATTCTGTCGCTGCTCACTTTGGAGGAAAAGGTTAGCTGCCTGGGCACCAACCCTAGCATTCCGCGGCTGGGCATTGTGGGCACGGGGCACTCGGAGGGCCTGCACGGGCTGGCGCTGGGCGGCCCGGCCCACTGGAACCGCCGGCACGAGGTGCCTACCACCCAGTTCCCGCAGGGCTACGGCCTGGGCGAAACCTGGGACCCCGACCTGCTGCGGCAGGTGGGCCGGGTGGAGGGCTACGAGGCCCGCTACGCGCTCCAAAACCCTAAGTACGCCACCGGCAGCCTAGTGATTCGGGCTCCCAACGCTGACCTGGGCCGCGACCCGCGCTGGGGCCGCACCGAGGAATGCTACGGCGAAGACCCGTTTCTGACCGGCACGCTGGCCGTAGGCCTGATAAAAGGCTTGCAGGGCGACGACCCCACCTACTGGCAAACGGCGGCGCTCATGAAGCACTTCCTGGCCAACAGCAACGAGGTGGGTAGGGAGCGCACTTCGTCAAATTTTGACGAGCGCTTGTTTCACGAGTACTACGCGGTGCCCTTTCGGATGGGCGTGACCCTGGGCGGCTCGCGGGCTTACATGGCTTCGTATAATGCCTGGAACGGCACTCCGATGATGGTGAACCCGGTTTTGCGCGACGTGACCGTAGATAAATGGGGCCAAAACGGCATTATCTGCACCGATGGCGGGGCGCTCAAGCTGCTGGTGCGGGAGCACCACTACTACCCCGATAGCGCGTGGGCGGCCGCCCAGGCCGTGAAAATGGGCATCAATCAGTTTTTGGACGACTATAAAATTCCCATCACCAACGCCCTGAAGGCGAAGCTGCTGACCGAGCTGGACATTGACCGCGTAATTCGGGGCGACTTTCGGGTAATGCTCAAGCTGGGCCTGCTTGACCCGCCCGGCGCGAATAAGTACGCCGCCATCAAGGACGGGCCGGAGCCGTGGCTGACCGACCAGCACAAGGCCGTGGCCCGGCTCGTGACTCAGAAATCCATCGTGCTGCTCAAGAACGAAGGCAGCTTCCTACCCCTCGATAAAAGCAAGCTCAAGACTATCGCCGTGATTGGGCCGCGCGCCGACCAGGTGCTGCTGGATTGGTACAGCGGCACGCCGCCCTACGTGGTGAGCGCGCTGGCCGGCATAAAGGCCAAAGTGGGTGACAGCGTGAAGATTACCTACGAGGAAACCAACCAAGACAACCGGGCCGTGAATGCCGCCCAGGCCGCCGACGTGGCCATTGTGGTGGTGGGCAACCACCCCACCTGCAACGCCGGCTGGGCCAACTGCCCCGATGCCTCGGAGGGCAAGGAAGCCGTGGACCGCAAGTCGCTGACCCTCAGCGATGAGGCGCTTATCAAGCAGGTGCGCCGGGCCAATCCGCGCACCATCGTGGTGCTGGTGTCGAGCTTTCCCTACGCCATTACCTGGACGCAGCAGAACGTGCCCGCCATTGTGCACCTGGCCCAGAACAGCCAGGAGCTGGGCAACGCCCTGGCCGACGTGCTCTTCGGCGACTATAACCCCGGCGGCCGCCTCACCCAGACCTGGGTGCGCGCGCTGAGCGACTTGCCGCCGATGCTGGACTACGACATTCGCAACGGCCGCACTTACCAGTACTTCCGGGGCGAGCCGCTCTACCCCTTCGGTTTTGGCCTGAGCTACACCACGTTCCGGTATTCCAACTTCCGCCTCGGGGGCCCGAAATTCAACAAAGCCGGCGAGCTGCTGGTGAGCGTGGACGTGCAGAATACCGGCGACCGCACCGGCGACGAGGTGGTGCAGCTCTACATCAGCCACCAGCACTCGGTGGTGGTCCGGCCCCAGCAGGAGCTGAAAGGCTTCCAGCGCGTCACGCTTAAGGCGCAGGAAAAGCGCACCGTGCAGCTCACGCTGCGCGCCGCCGACCTGCGCTACTGGGACGAAGGCCGCCAACAGTTCATTCTGGAAAAAGACGACCTGAACGTGCTGGTGGGGCCTTCCTCGCGCGAGGTGAAATTCCAGCAGGTAGTACGCCTCTAACTCATGTGCTGCCCCGCAAGCGCCGGGCGGCTTTACTTTGCTAATGGATAAGCCGTTGCCGCGCCCGTTTTCACTCCCCTTCTTTCATTCCCCCATGCTGCGTTTACGCTCGTTGTTCTTTGTGGCCCTACTCGTGCTGGCCGGCCGCGCCGGCCACGCCCAGGGCGCTGGCTCCTACCACCTTAGCTCGCCCGATGGTAAGCTGGAAATTACGGTGCAGGCCGGCCCTACCCTCACCTGGGCCGTGCGCCACGAGGCCACGCCGGTGCTCGCGCCTTCAGCCCTGGCCCTGACGCTGGCCACGGGCGAGGTGCTGGGCCAAAGCCCGGTGGTGCGGAGCGCCGTGCCCACGGCAGTTAATACCAGCTTCGCCACGCCGATATACAAGAAAAGCCAGGTAGTTGACCACTACAACCAGCTGACCCTGAATATGAAGGGGAGTTATGGAATCACGTTTCGGGCGTATGACGACGGCGTGGCCTACCGCTTTTTCAGCACCCGCAAGGGACCGCTGACGGTGCGGGCCGAAACGGCCACCTTCAACTTTACCACCGACGCGCCGGCGCTAATTCCCTTCGTGCGCGACCTGCGCGACCCCAAGGACTTCTACATCTCCTCGTTTGAGTCGCTCTACACCCCGCTCAAGCTCTCGCAGGTGGCCCCGCTCAAGCGCGATACGCTGGCTTTTCTGCCGGTGCTCGTAACGCTGGGCGACGGTAAGAAAGCGGCCATCGTGGAGTCGGATGTGGAGGACTACCCCGGCATGTTCTTGAAGGGTAACGTCGGGGCCGCGCCAGGCCTGCACGGTGGGTTTGCGCCCTACCCCACCGAGGAGCGCAATGGCGGCTTCCACAACATGCAGCTGCTGGTGAGCAAGCGCGCGCCCTACCTGGCCCAAACCCAGGGCAACCGCACCTTCCCGTGGCGCGCCCTGGTGGTGAGTACCGCCGATAAGCAGCTGGCCAACAACGATATGGTGTATAAGCTGGCCGCCCCCTCGCGCATCAAAGACGCTTCCTGGATTAAGCCCGGCAAGGTGGCCTGGGACTGGTGGAACGACTGGAACATCTCGCACGTCGATTTCAAGGCCGGCATCAACACGCCAACCTATAAGTACTACATCGACTTCGCGGCGGCCAATAAGCTGGAATACATTATTATGGACGAAGGCTGGTCGGAAGAAACTGACATTCTGAAGCCCTCGCCGGCCGTCGATTTGGCCGCGCTCCTCGCCTACGGCCAGCAGAAGGGGGTAGGAATATTGCTGTGGGCCAACTGGCGCGCCATCAGCGAAAAGATGGACGCGGCCTACGCCCAATACGCCAAAATGGGCGTGAAAGGCTTCAAGATTGACTTCCTGGACCGCGACGACCAGAAGATGATTAACTCGTCGTACACGCTGGCCCGCAAGGCGGCCGATAACCACCTGATACTCGACTTCCACGGGATGCACAAGCCCGACGGCCTCCAGCGCACGTATCCCAACGTGCTCAACTTTGAGGGCGTGAAGGGCCTGGAAAACAACAAGTGGACCCCCAACGACGACGTGCCGCAGTACGACACCAGCCTTCCCTTTATTCGGATGCTGGCCGGGCCAATGGACTACACCCCAGGGGCCATGCGCAACGCCACCCGCACCCAGTTCCGGCCCATCGGCTCCAACCCCATGAGCCAGGGCACGCGCTGCCACCAGCTGGCCACCTACGTGGTGTTTGAAGCCCCGCTGGAAATGCTCTGCGACAACCCCACCATTTACCAAAAAGAGCAGGAGAGCACCGACTTTATCGCCGCCGTGCCCACCGTGTTCGACAAAACGGTGGCCCTCGATGGGCGCGTGGGTGAGTACGTGGCCCTGGCCCGCCAAAAAGGTGATACCTGGTACGTGGGCGCACTCAACAACTGGGACCCGCGCGACCTGACCCTGGACCTATCCTTCCTGGGGCCGGGCCGCTACGAGGCCGTCGTCTTCCGCGACGGCGTGAACGCCGACCGCGATGCCACCGATTACAAGCGGGAGGTTATCAGCGTTTCGGCCCAGGATAAGCTGCCCATCAAGCTCAGCAACGGCGGCGGTTGGGCCGCCCGCATCTACCCGGCTAAGTAGGGTAGGGGCTGTTGTTTCGCCCTGCGCGGGGCACCTCACGAGACTTCTTTGGAGCACAATCCAAAGAAGTCTCGTGAGGTGCCCCGCTTGCGTTAGGGGCTGCCCATTAAAAAAAAGCAGCGTATTTGCTACCCCCCGGCAACCAGCCAAACCCCGCTGGCGCGATTAAAATATGCCTAATTAGCTGCCTGAGCCCCATCCTAAGCTGGTTTTGAATTTGGCTTAACGCCTTGCGCCCAGCAGCTACGTAGGTAGTGCTCTCTAAAACGGCCACTTTTTTGAGGAGGCGCTTTCGGCCGGAAGGCAGTGCCCGACCCGGCCAGCTAGTGCTATCAAAATCAGCGTGAAAATTAGGAAGCTATAGGCTTCGTTTAGTTAGTTGCTTTATGAGTGTGGAAATATCCCTATCATCGGAGCGCCAGCGGCGTGAGGCCGCCGAAGCCGAAGTGCTGCGGCTGCGGGCGCAGCTCGCCGCCCGGCCCGAAGCCGCGCCCGCCGCGGCCCTACCCCCCCCCCACCAGCAGCAACTGATTTGGCAGGTGATGGATAGTAGCCCCAACCTGATATACGTGGAAGACGAAGCCGGCAATTGTTTGCTGGCCAACGAACGCTACCGCCAGCTGCACGCGCAGGTAGCTTATCGGCCCGCGCCGGCCGCCGCAGCCGAAGGCCCCGTGTCGTTTGAGGAGTCGTACCAACTACCAGGCGGCGAAACAATCTGGTACTACACCACCAAAACGCCCCTGGTGCAGCCCGATGGCCAGCGCTGCCTGGTCACGTTCGCCTCGGAAATTACCGACCTGAAGCGGGCCAACCGCTTGGCCGAAGAGGCCGTGCAGGCGCGGCAGGTGTTCATGGCCAGCATGAGCCACGAGCTGCGCACTCCCCTGCACGGCATTATGGGCCTGGCCGAGCTGCTGCGCAAAAGTCCGCTCTCCGACGAGCAGGCCGACTATGCGGAGATGATTCAGGCCAGCACTGAGGGCCTGCTGGTTGTCATCAACGATATTCTCGACTTCGTGAAGCTCCAGGCGGGCCACCTCAGCCTCGAAGCCATCCCGTTCGACCTGCCCAAAACCGTGCGCGAAGCCGTGCGCTCGCTGGCCTTTCGCATGGATGAAAAGGGCCTGCTGCTGCGCTACGCGGGCTTCGACCAGCCGCTACCCCTGCTGCGCGGCGACCCCTACCGCCTGCGCCAGGTGCTGGTGAACCTGCTCAGCAACGCCATCAAGTTTACCCAGCGAGGCACCATCACCATTACCCTCGACACCGGCCAGCGCCGGGGCCTCGAGCTGCCCGTTACGCTAAGCGTAGCCGACACCGGCATTGGCATTGACGAAGCAAATCTGGGGCAGGTTTTTGAAAGCTTTAAGCAGGCTGACAGCAGCATTCCGCGCCTGTACGGCGGCACCGGGCTGGGGCTCACCATCTGCAAAAACCTGGTGGAGCTGCAAGGGGGTAGCATGGGGGTGCGCAGCACGCTGGGCAGCGGCACCTGCTTCTCTTTCACCATCCCGTACCCGGTGAGTGAAGCGCCCGCGCGCCAGGAGGCGGCCGTGGTGCAGCAGTCCGATTTGCTGCAAGGGCTCACCATTCTGCTGGCCGAAGACAACGCCGTGAATCAGCTAATCGCGGTGGCGATGCTGGGGCAGTGGCAGGCCCAGGTAGAGGTGGCCCACAACGGGGCCGATGCGCTGCACAAGGCCAGCCGCACCCGGTACGACCTCATTCTGATGGACGTGCAGATGCCGCATTTTGATGGCTTGGAAGCCACGGCCCGCCTGCGCGCCGAACCCGGCCTCAACCAGCACACGCCCATTGTGGCCCTCACCGCCGACGCGGTGAAGGTAGACGCCGGCTCGTACCAGTCGCTGGGCTTTACCGACTACCTCACCAAGCCCTACAACGAGGCGGCGCTGTACGCAATGCTGGCCCAGGTGAGCCGCCGCGCCCCGCTACTGCCGGTGCCCGCGCCAGCCTCAGCCTCGGCCCCGGCTGGACCCGGCTTAGCCTATGACTTGCAACTGTTTGGCCGCCTGGCCGATGACCAGGACTTCGTGAGTAAGCTGCTGGAAATATTCGTAACCACCGTGCCGGCCCAGGTGCAGGCGCTGCAAGAAGCGACCGACCACCGCGACTGGCTGGCCATCATCCGGGAAGCGCACCACCTGAAAACCACGTTTGGCAATTTCAACATCCAGCTCGAAATGGAGCAGCTGCGCCTGCTAGAGCGGCTGGCCGAAAGGCGAGCCTCGCGCAGTGAGTTTCAGCCGCTTATCAATGCGGTCGCGGCCGCCGCCGATTCGTACTGCGCTATTTTCCGGCAACGGCTGGCGCACACGCTTCAGCCGCAGTAGAGGGGGTAGGCAGAGAATCTGGCAGCCGGTTTTTGACCCCTCCTTGCCTTCGTAAAGTACCCGGCGGGCATGGTTGACTGCTATTTTGCGCGGTATCTTTAACCCGCCGCCGGCTGGTGCGGCAGCGGGGAGCCCGGCTGCCTGGCACCTCTATCTGCTTTATGAAAAAAACGCTGCTGGTCGTAGACGATGAGCCGGCCATCCGGTTTGTGCTGCAACGCTATTTCGAGCCGGATTTTACCGTTGTGCTGCAAGCCAACGGCCTGGAAGCCATGCAGTGGCTGGCGGCCGGCCACCAGCCCGACGTGATAGTGGCCGACTACAACATGCCTTTTCTCGATGGCCTGGAATTTGTGCGGCAGGTGCGAGCCAGCGCCGCGCACCGCCTCACCAACCTGCTTATGCTCTCGGGCCAGGACACAACCAGCACCCGAATTGCGTGCCTGCGGGCGGGGGCCGACGACTTTCTGGCCAAGCCTTTCAACCCCGAAGAGCTGAGCCTGCGCATTGCCAAGCTGTTCCAGCGCATCAGGGTATGAGGGTAGCCGCCGCCCGGCTGCGGGTGCTCTTGCTGGCGGCCGATGCCCAGGCCGCCGCCGGGTTTCAGGACCAGTACGCGCCCGAGCTGGACGTGGTGGTGGCTACTACGCCGGGCCAGGCGCTGGCCGCCGTGCGCGTGCCGCCACCCGGCGCGCCGCTCGCGGCCATCGTGAACGCGACCGACCCCGGCTCGCCGCTGGGGCTGCGCTTCGTGTATGAGCTGCGCCAGCGGCACGGCCAGCGGCAGCCCATCTTGTGGCTGGCCCCGGCGGCGGCCGTGCCCGCCCTGCGCGAGCTGCTGCTAGCCGTGAGCGGCAGCGACGTAGTGGCGCAGGAGGCCGGCCCCGCGCGGCTACTGGCGCGGCTCGCGGCCCTGGTGCGCCCGCAGCCCCTACCCCCCCCCGCCGGGGCCGAATGGCAAATGCCGCTCGCGAAGCGCGTGCTCGACGTGGTGGTAGCCAGCAGCGCGCTGGTCGTCCTGGCCCCGTTTTTTCTGCTGGTGGGGGCGCTCATTAAGCTAGAGTCGCGCGGGCCGGTCTTCTACTATTCCTACCGGGTAGGGGCCGGCTACCGGGTATTTAAGTTCTGGAAGCTGCGCTCGATGCGCTCCGACGCCGACCAGCTGCTAGCCACAATGGCCGGCCTGAACCAGTACCAGCCGGCTGCCGGCCCACCCGAAACCGCCGCCGCGTGGGCGCTGTGCGCGGCCTGCGCGGCCGCGGGCTCCCGCTGCTTGCAGCCCCTCATCGACGGGCGCGGCGAGGTGATTTGTGAGCGCTGGCACCGCCAGCTGCGCCAAGCCGCCGCCGCGCCCGCTTTCGTGAAGATTGTGAACGACCCGCGCGTAACCCGCATGGGTCATTTTCTGCGCAACAGTAGCATCGACGAGCTGCCGCAGCTCTACAACGTGCTGCGGGGCGAGATGTCGCTGGTCGGCAACCGGCCCCTACCCCTCTACGAAGCCGAGAAGCTGCTGACCGATGCGCACGCGCGGCGCTTTCTGGCCCCGGCGGGTATCACCGGCCTGTGGCAGGTGAGCC
The genomic region above belongs to Hymenobacter psoromatis and contains:
- a CDS encoding glycoside hydrolase family 2 TIM barrel-domain containing protein; protein product: MTAFRYFCLLLLALAGPVGAQPTPQEWENPLLFEQNKEPARASFMLYDTPADVAAADPARSPYYQSLNGPWKFSYVGRPADKPLDFARPDFDDAAWKTIAVPSNWEMQGFGVPIYTNIIYPFPRNPPFIDGRDNPVGSYRRTFAVPAGWAGREVLLHFGSITGYAVVWVNGQRVGMTKASKSPAEFDVTKYLKPGPNQLAVQVTRWHDGSYLEDQDFWRLSGIERTVYLCALPPQTVWDFFLKSDLDATYRHGQFGADVTLRGFGGSAAARAARLTVEVRDAAGRLVLRQQQPVAAFGAGATQHVTFGGTLKNVRPWSAEQPNLYQCLLTLADAQGRPLALTGAAIGFRKVELKNGQLLVNGRAVEVHGVNRHEHDQYTGHVISEASMRQDIELMKQFNINAVRTCHYPNAELWYRLCDEYGLYVVDEANIESHGMGDEPWGLDKTQHPAYLPQWAPAHRDRIERLLERDKNHPSVILWSMGNECGNGPIFHEMYRWLKQRDPSRLVTFEQAGADWDTDIIAPMYPGLDSLQRYGAAPNRTRPLIMCEYAHAMGNSTGNFQEYWDIIRSSPHLQGGFVWDWVDQGLRQTDAAGRVWWAYGGDLGGYNRQNDENFCANGLVAADRTPHPGLWEVKKVYQDIRFSAAQPATGRLTVLNGFSFSSLDNYAFRWELLKNGVLAKAGTFVARPAAGQQQEVRLPLGPLPAAPGTEYVLQVFANTKAATAAVPAGHEVAREQFVLTPEATYFAPPTPVAAAGELRVTRAGDRLSFAAGDVRGEFDTKAGRFIRYERRGQRVIDQFPEPYFWRAPTDNDFGNNMPERLGVWRTAHAHRLVQRVVVGEQTAAGLPITVDYLLADLGVPYTVAYLIAPDGAVRVTAAIDMTGKNLPELPRFGMRLELPARFGQLAYYGRGPWENYADRHSAAFLGVYHDSVSAQLTTNYIRPQESGYRTGVRWLTLTDAAGQGLRIEGAQALGFSALPTRTEFLDPGLTKKQQHTDDVRSFDFVCLQLDLKQRGVGGDNSWGALPHAPYRLLDKMYSYTYTMRLLGGPPGSAPVGALGRRARRGPKPGLQLKLSQR
- a CDS encoding glycoside hydrolase family 2 TIM barrel-domain containing protein is translated as MLKLPAQAQQTVTQYLSGTDKDHTVQWDFYCTKGQNSGKWSKIAVPSNWETQGFGTYNYYRDEVNPDEQGLYKHAFRVPAAGRGKHVFIVFEASMTDTEVKINGQLAGPVHQGGFYRFKYDITDKLKPAGQDNLLEVTVSKRSANASINQAERKADFWQFGGIFRPVYLEVVPAAYLDRLALDARADGALRVDAFPVNAKAGYTLTGQVQELDGRLVGKPFAVKAGVGLEKTTLRTQISGIRAWNPEAPKRYELVLTLANAQGPVHRMRQRFGFRTMELRPQDGIYVNGSRVILKGVCRHSEWPESGRTLSKEISLLDVGLMKEMNMNAVRMSHYPPDTHFLNVCDSLGLFVLDELTGWQAKYDTLVGRKLVRELVERDVNHPSIIFWDNGNEGGFNRALDGDYALYDPQSRPVLHPWERFNGTDTKHYPDFNYVVNSVLYGKEVFFPTEFMHGLYDGGHGAGLEDFWNMMRQHPYFGGGFLWSFHDEAVVRTDQNGRLDAAGDSAPDGILGPHREKEGSFFTIKELWSPVVITKKFLAPGFDGHLAVENRYLYTNLSQCRFSWKLVSFPGPGDPATAPKTDAAGTAPAPALAPGAAGQLVLPLPAGWHRSDALYVTATGPDQREIFTWTMPIAYPTRTRRPAPAPGSPTPPQATEAAGSLQISADGIRYAFDPATGYLLKVTTAKGDVSLGGGPRLAGVPQTLKSFRHAAAGTTQIVEADYEGQGFLHVKWTFAAGQPAHLDYQYSQKGEADFLGLTFTYPEDQVTGMKWLGRGPYRVWKNRLQGQQFGVWHKAYNDARTGETWQYPEFKGYYADLYWVVVENKESPFTVYTDDQNVFLQMLKPARPVGARTENMTSVFPTDGNLSFLNAIAPIGTKFQPPALLGPRSQKDMMLNYTPVSGSLWFDFR
- a CDS encoding glycoside hydrolase family 3 C-terminal domain-containing protein; the protein is MKVLSCLLATLLALVPGLLRAQAPATAQTAYPFRNPQLPAEQRIDNILSLLTLEEKVSCLGTNPSIPRLGIVGTGHSEGLHGLALGGPAHWNRRHEVPTTQFPQGYGLGETWDPDLLRQVGRVEGYEARYALQNPKYATGSLVIRAPNADLGRDPRWGRTEECYGEDPFLTGTLAVGLIKGLQGDDPTYWQTAALMKHFLANSNEVGRERTSSNFDERLFHEYYAVPFRMGVTLGGSRAYMASYNAWNGTPMMVNPVLRDVTVDKWGQNGIICTDGGALKLLVREHHYYPDSAWAAAQAVKMGINQFLDDYKIPITNALKAKLLTELDIDRVIRGDFRVMLKLGLLDPPGANKYAAIKDGPEPWLTDQHKAVARLVTQKSIVLLKNEGSFLPLDKSKLKTIAVIGPRADQVLLDWYSGTPPYVVSALAGIKAKVGDSVKITYEETNQDNRAVNAAQAADVAIVVVGNHPTCNAGWANCPDASEGKEAVDRKSLTLSDEALIKQVRRANPRTIVVLVSSFPYAITWTQQNVPAIVHLAQNSQELGNALADVLFGDYNPGGRLTQTWVRALSDLPPMLDYDIRNGRTYQYFRGEPLYPFGFGLSYTTFRYSNFRLGGPKFNKAGELLVSVDVQNTGDRTGDEVVQLYISHQHSVVVRPQQELKGFQRVTLKAQEKRTVQLTLRAADLRYWDEGRQQFILEKDDLNVLVGPSSREVKFQQVVRL